From a single Apium graveolens cultivar Ventura chromosome 2, ASM990537v1, whole genome shotgun sequence genomic region:
- the LOC141706145 gene encoding uncharacterized protein LOC141706145 has translation MIFATFIGVDKHDKCVTFAAFLLSHEIIGDDTWAFNNLKKSMERNAVVIVTDQCPAMKVNIRNAFSAENGLHSIKHRLYMSYIMQKFPIKLGNHLCKETDFMEKMKAYIWSSVLEIDEFEIGWK, from the exons ATGATCTTTGCCACTTTCATTGGTGTGGATAAACACGACAAGTGTGTTACTTTTGCAGCTTTCCTTCTATCACATGAAATTATTGGTGATGACACTTGGGCTTTTAATAATCTTAAAAAATCTATGGAAAGAAATGCAGTTGTCATTGTGACTGATCAGTGTCCTGCTATGAAGGTCAATATTCGTAATGCATTTTCTGCCGAAAATGGTTTGCATTCTATTAAGCATCGCCTTTACATGTCGTACATTATGCAAAAATTTCCTATTAAG CTAGGTAATCATTTGTGCAAAGAGACCGATTTTATGGAGAAAATGAAGGCTTATATATGGTCATCGGTTTTAGAGATTGATGAGTTTGAGATTGGGTGGAAATAA